In Phyllobacterium zundukense, one DNA window encodes the following:
- a CDS encoding methylglyoxal synthase, producing the protein MTQPFRLALIAHDQKKDDMVAFARNYESLLAPCEIVATGTTGGLIQDACPSLTIARVKRGPLGGDQQIGALIAEGRIDGLIFFVDPLSPMPHDVDVKALMRLASVYDIPMALNRATAEVLVQKRGLLRDDAAENTLTAPRVRQDAQRTQ; encoded by the coding sequence ATGACACAGCCATTTCGCCTCGCGCTGATTGCCCATGACCAGAAAAAGGACGACATGGTGGCGTTCGCGCGCAATTATGAAAGCCTGCTGGCACCCTGCGAGATCGTGGCGACCGGCACGACCGGCGGACTGATCCAGGACGCATGTCCTTCGCTGACGATCGCGCGCGTCAAGCGCGGACCGCTCGGCGGCGACCAGCAGATCGGTGCACTGATTGCAGAAGGCCGGATCGACGGATTGATCTTCTTTGTCGACCCCCTGTCGCCGATGCCGCATGATGTGGACGTCAAGGCGCTGATGCGGCTCGCGAGCGTCTACGATATTCCGATGGCACTGAACCGGGCAACCGCCGAGGTTCTGGTGCAAAAGCGAGGTTTGCTGCGCGATGACGCAGCGGAAAACACACTTACTGCACCGCGCGTTCGCCAGGACGCGCAAAGGACGCAGTAA
- a CDS encoding glucokinase produces the protein MVTQADTDHIMKFPILVGDIGGTNARFAILVDAYAEPKEFPIIQTADFPTIDEAIQNAILDHTSIQPRSAVLAIAGPVEGDEIDLTNCAWVVKPRQMMETLGLSDITVLNDFEAQALAVVSLEPKHLEKLGGGAGDPHGSRAVLGPGTGLGVAGMVRSRNSWVPVPGEGGHVDMGPRTARDFEIFPHLEHIEGRISGEQLLCGRGLQNIYRAICKVNGTEASLQTPADITAAGLSGESAEAKETLALFVIYLGRLAGDFALTFMARGGVYLAGGIVQKIVAPLKDPSFRQAFEDKAPHGEILRETPVYIITHPLAALSGLSAFSRTPTRFGVSTEGRRWRRD, from the coding sequence ATGGTGACACAGGCAGATACCGACCACATCATGAAATTTCCGATCCTGGTCGGTGACATCGGCGGCACCAATGCGCGTTTCGCCATTCTGGTCGACGCCTATGCGGAACCCAAGGAATTCCCCATCATCCAGACGGCGGATTTTCCGACCATCGACGAGGCGATCCAGAACGCTATTCTCGACCACACCTCCATCCAGCCGCGCTCGGCGGTACTTGCCATTGCCGGGCCGGTCGAAGGCGACGAGATCGACCTGACCAACTGCGCCTGGGTGGTCAAGCCGCGCCAGATGATGGAAACACTCGGCCTGTCCGACATCACCGTACTCAATGATTTCGAGGCACAGGCGCTTGCCGTCGTCTCGCTCGAGCCGAAGCATCTCGAAAAGCTCGGCGGCGGCGCGGGCGATCCGCATGGCAGCCGCGCCGTGCTAGGACCCGGCACCGGTCTCGGCGTTGCCGGCATGGTTCGTTCTCGCAACAGCTGGGTGCCCGTACCCGGCGAAGGCGGCCATGTGGACATGGGCCCGCGTACCGCCCGCGATTTCGAAATCTTCCCGCATCTCGAACATATCGAGGGCCGCATTTCCGGCGAACAGCTGCTTTGCGGCCGTGGCCTGCAGAACATATATCGCGCGATCTGCAAGGTGAACGGCACCGAAGCCAGCCTGCAGACGCCCGCAGACATCACGGCCGCCGGACTTTCCGGTGAGTCGGCCGAGGCCAAGGAAACTCTGGCGCTTTTCGTCATCTATCTCGGCCGCCTTGCCGGCGATTTTGCCCTGACTTTCATGGCGCGCGGCGGCGTCTATCTCGCCGGCGGCATTGTCCAGAAGATCGTCGCACCGCTGAAGGACCCGTCCTTCCGCCAGGCGTTCGAGGACAAGGCACCACATGGGGAAATCCTGCGCGAGACGCCGGTCTATATCATCACCCACCCGCTTGCGGCGCTGAGCGGCCTCTCGGCCTTCTCCCGCACGCCCACCCGCTTCGGCGTTTCCACCGAAGGCCGCCGTTGGCGCCGGGACTAG
- the mepA gene encoding penicillin-insensitive murein endopeptidase yields MIPKTLLRLALGALIAFTSTFEAIAEDGPAKQLFGAQTLPTVSAPQSAGFYAKGCLAGGVALPVDGPAWQVMRLSRNRRWGHPRMIALLERLARDAAAKDGWPGLLVGDISQPRGGPMLTGHASHQVGLDADIWLTPMPKHRFTDEEREKVSAASMLKGDTLYVDPDKWTPARTALLKRAASYPEVERIFVHPGIKKKLCDSVQGDRSWMAKIRPYWGHYYHFHVRIKCQPGSPNCKPQEPIGADDGCGKSLAWWFTDEPWKKAPEPAKPVKPKVMMLSDLPKLCVQILNAPGPKSVDEVTFGVGTKGAQPAAADVPATAYAPEGNDVPEDVPVPGQKP; encoded by the coding sequence ATGATACCGAAAACCCTGTTGCGCTTGGCGCTCGGCGCACTCATTGCGTTCACCAGCACCTTTGAGGCCATTGCCGAAGACGGCCCAGCCAAGCAATTGTTCGGCGCCCAGACATTGCCGACAGTGAGCGCGCCGCAATCGGCCGGCTTTTACGCCAAGGGTTGCCTCGCCGGCGGTGTCGCGCTACCCGTGGATGGACCGGCCTGGCAGGTGATGCGCCTGTCGCGCAACCGGCGCTGGGGTCATCCGCGCATGATCGCGCTTCTGGAAAGGCTGGCGCGCGACGCCGCCGCCAAGGATGGCTGGCCCGGTTTGCTCGTCGGCGACATATCGCAGCCGCGCGGCGGACCGATGCTGACCGGCCATGCCTCGCATCAGGTCGGGCTCGATGCCGATATCTGGCTGACACCCATGCCGAAACATCGCTTTACCGACGAGGAGCGCGAGAAGGTCTCTGCCGCGTCAATGCTCAAGGGCGATACGCTCTATGTCGACCCGGACAAGTGGACACCGGCCCGCACGGCGCTGTTGAAGCGCGCCGCCAGCTATCCCGAAGTGGAACGTATCTTTGTCCATCCCGGCATCAAGAAGAAGCTGTGCGACAGTGTGCAGGGTGATCGCAGCTGGATGGCGAAAATCCGTCCCTATTGGGGGCACTACTACCATTTCCATGTGCGCATCAAATGCCAGCCCGGTTCGCCCAATTGCAAACCGCAGGAACCGATCGGTGCCGATGACGGTTGCGGCAAATCACTTGCCTGGTGGTTTACGGACGAGCCATGGAAAAAGGCGCCCGAACCGGCCAAGCCCGTCAAGCCGAAAGTGATGATGCTCTCGGATCTGCCAAAACTCTGCGTCCAGATCCTGAACGCCCCGGGACCGAAATCCGTTGATGAAGTAACCTTTGGTGTGGGCACGAAGGGCGCGCAGCCAGCGGCCGCGGATGTTCCGGCAACGGCTTACGCCCCGGAAGGCAACGATGTTCCCGAGGACGTGCCGGTGCCCGGACAGAAGCCATAG